Proteins encoded within one genomic window of Procambarus clarkii isolate CNS0578487 chromosome 31, FALCON_Pclarkii_2.0, whole genome shotgun sequence:
- the LOC138370193 gene encoding basic salivary proline-rich protein 2-like, which produces MYTCVTGKLHGSHALTTPVATLTKVPQVARSMGGPQASGPPNPAGDPQASGPPNPAGGPQASGPPNPAGDPQASGPPNPAGGPQASGPPNPAGDPQASGPPNPAGGPQASGPPNPAGDPQASRPPNPAGGPQASGPPNPAGDPQASGPPNPAGGPQASGPPNPAGDPQASGPPNPAGGPQASGPPNPAGDPQASGPPNPAGGPQASGPIIPQGAHKLQGAP; this is translated from the exons aTGTATACATGTGTTACTGGCAAGTTGCATGGCTCTCACGCTCTGACCACACCTGTTGCCACCCTGACAAAGGTGccacaagtagcacggtctatg GGGGGCCCACAAGCTTCAGGGCCCCCTAATCCTGCAGGGGACCCACAAGCTTCAGGGCCCCCTAATCCCGCAGGGGGCCCACAAGCTTCAGGGCCCCCTAATCCTGCAGGGGACCCACAAGCTTCAGGGCCCCCTAATCCCGCAGGGGGCCCACAAGCTTCAGGGCCCCCTAATCCTGCAGGGGACCCACAAGCTTCAGGGCCCCCTAATCCCGCAGGGGGCCCACAAGCTTCAGGGCCCCCTAATCCTGCAGGGGACCCACAAGCTTCAAGGCCCCCTAATCCCGCAGGGGGCCCACAAGCTTCAGGGCCCCCTAATCCTGCAGGGGACCCACAAGCTTCAGGGCCCCCTAATCCCGCAGGGGGCCCACAAGCTTCAGGGCCCCCTAATCCTGCAGGGGACCCACAAGCTTCAGGGCCCCCTAATCCCGCAGGGGGCCCACAAGCTTCAGGGCCCCCTAATCCTGCAGGGGACCCACAAGCTTCAGGGCCCCCTAATCCTGCAGGGGGCCCACAAGCTTCAGGGCCCATAATCCCGCAGGGGGCCCACAAGCTTCAGGGGGCCCCATAA